The Erigeron canadensis isolate Cc75 chromosome 4, C_canadensis_v1, whole genome shotgun sequence genome window below encodes:
- the LOC122596985 gene encoding uncharacterized protein LOC122596985, whose product MGDRVLLRVSPWKGVVRFIKRGKLGPRYIGPFKILERIGRVAYRLELPDELNGVHDVYHVSNLRKCLVDEAHHVPMNEIQVDERLNFIEKPIGIVDRMIRKLKKTKYTLVKVQWNNRRGPEYTWERED is encoded by the coding sequence ATGGGAGACCGTGTACTACTGAGAGTTTCTCCTTGGAAGGGCGTAGTCAGGTTCATTAAACGAGGGAAGCTTGGGCCAAGGTACATTGGACCATTCAAAATCTTAGAAAGAATTGGTCGTGTAGCATATCGTTTGGAGCTACCAGATGAGCTTAATGGAGTTCATGACGTATATCATGTGTCAAATCTACGCAAGTGTTTAGTTGACGAGGCACATCATGTACCAATGAATGAGATCCAAGTAGACGAAAGGTTGAACTTCATTGAGAAACCGATTGGCATTGTAGATAGAATGATCCGGAAACTGAAGAAGACTAAGTATACTCTCGTTAAAGTGCAATGGAACAACAGGCGAGGTCCAGAGTATACATGGGAGCGAGAAGATTAG